In Rattus norvegicus strain BN/NHsdMcwi chromosome 3, GRCr8, whole genome shotgun sequence, a genomic segment contains:
- the Nrsn2 gene encoding neurensin-2 isoform X1: protein MPKEMQIRVSPKRREGNSGRATAPTASVGSGDAGPEGSKMSCSRPCVCSHGTNVEESTWYGVDFYPNLFYNDWLGTSLPYNPEKLPIRYINRPWPSLCWKVTVSVASLFLLLGVAALTTGYAVPPKLELVNESKFSSMDDPVADYNQALITCRVVGATLCGVAGIMLAVCLFLIASGWMIQDIKAEPLVTEADSPVEVFRDEPEKLPPVFHEASSQSPFLTPPSPFGQQSVQTSQPQRDL from the exons ATGCCCAAAGAGATGCAAATAAGAGTCTCTCcaaaaaggagagaagggaactCAGGAAGGGCCACAG CTCCGACAGCTTCTGTTGGTTCCGGAGACGCAGGTCCAGAG GGATCCAAGATGAGCTGCAGTCGCCCCTGTGTCTGTAGCCATGGCACCAATGTGGAGGAAAGTACATGGTATGGGGTGGACTTCTATCCTAATCTCTTCTACAATGACTGGCTGGGTACCAGTCTCCCCTATAACCCAGAGAAACTCCCCATCCGGTACATCAACCGACCCTGGCCCTCGTTGTGTTGGAAG gtcacCGTGTCCGTGGCCTCTCTGTTTCTCCTGCTGGGTGTGGCAGCCCTGACCACTGGCTACGCAGTGCCCCCCAAACTAGAGCTTGTTAACGAAAGTAAATTCTCATCGATGGATGATCCAGTAGCTGACTACAACCAAGCCCTGATCACCTGCCGTGTGGTAGGAGCGACGCTGTGCGGGGTAGCCGGGATCATGTTGGCTGTCTGCCTCTTCTTGATCGCCTCTGGTTGGATGATCCAGGACATCAAGGCAGAGCCCCTGGTCACTGAAGCTGACAGCCCCGTGGAGGTGTTCAGGGATGAGCCAGAAAAGCTGCCCCCTGTGTTCCATGAGGCCAGTAGTCAGTCGCCGTTCTTGACTCCGCCCAGCCCTTTTGGGCAGCAGTCCGTGCAGACCAGCCAGCCCCAGCGGGACTTGTAA
- the Nrsn2 gene encoding neurensin-2, translating to MSCSRPCVCSHGTNVEESTWYGVDFYPNLFYNDWLGTSLPYNPEKLPIRYINRPWPSLCWKVTVSVASLFLLLGVAALTTGYAVPPKLELVNESKFSSMDDPVADYNQALITCRVVGATLCGVAGIMLAVCLFLIASGWMIQDIKAEPLVTEADSPVEVFRDEPEKLPPVFHEASSQSPFLTPPSPFGQQSVQTSQPQRDL from the exons ATGAGCTGCAGTCGCCCCTGTGTCTGTAGCCATGGCACCAATGTGGAGGAAAGTACATGGTATGGGGTGGACTTCTATCCTAATCTCTTCTACAATGACTGGCTGGGTACCAGTCTCCCCTATAACCCAGAGAAACTCCCCATCCGGTACATCAACCGACCCTGGCCCTCGTTGTGTTGGAAG gtcacCGTGTCCGTGGCCTCTCTGTTTCTCCTGCTGGGTGTGGCAGCCCTGACCACTGGCTACGCAGTGCCCCCCAAACTAGAGCTTGTTAACGAAAGTAAATTCTCATCGATGGATGATCCAGTAGCTGACTACAACCAAGCCCTGATCACCTGCCGTGTGGTAGGAGCGACGCTGTGCGGGGTAGCCGGGATCATGTTGGCTGTCTGCCTCTTCTTGATCGCCTCTGGTTGGATGATCCAGGACATCAAGGCAGAGCCCCTGGTCACTGAAGCTGACAGCCCCGTGGAGGTGTTCAGGGATGAGCCAGAAAAGCTGCCCCCTGTGTTCCATGAGGCCAGTAGTCAGTCGCCGTTCTTGACTCCGCCCAGCCCTTTTGGGCAGCAGTCCGTGCAGACCAGCCAGCCCCAGCGGGACTTGTAA